In one window of Eubalaena glacialis isolate mEubGla1 chromosome 13, mEubGla1.1.hap2.+ XY, whole genome shotgun sequence DNA:
- the LOC133103964 gene encoding beta-defensin 119-like, with product MKFLFLFLAILLTKEPVVSGKRHILRCMGNLGICRASCKKSEQPYLYCRNYQSCCLHSYVRIDISGKEGKNDWSQENRWPKIS from the exons ATGAagtttcttttcctgtttcttgccATCCTTTTGACCAAGGAACCAGTGGTATCAG gCAAACGTCACATCCTTCGATGCATGGGTAACTTGGGAATCTGTAGAGCCTCTTGCAAAAAGTCTGAACAACCTTACCTCTATTGCAGAAATTATCAATCATGCTGCCTCCATTCCTACGTAAGAATAGACATTTCtggcaaagagggaaaaaatgactGGAGCCAAGAGAACCGCTGGCCAAAAATATCTTGA